A genomic stretch from Coleofasciculus sp. FACHB-1120 includes:
- a CDS encoding restriction endonuclease subunit R has translation MTVNLDAKSLTLRDVHRLLKIEEHFNASIPSLLMLEPLTEFEQQELLGIRNLFRDYYAEGKISEGQVKFLFVAQLMWLAGFYQPSIKITLEEGIADISIEDEETIIKGRMDILAVNKTQARTTDTLFWILVIEAKNSSVNALEGLPQLLAYAYKSLEHQQSVWGLTTNGMDYRFVYLQQGTPPTYQLLPALNLIDSEPSIKLLQVLKAICKLQNIASPVPAVS, from the coding sequence ATGACTGTTAATCTAGACGCAAAAAGCCTAACCTTGAGAGATGTTCATCGTCTTTTAAAAATTGAAGAGCATTTCAATGCTTCAATTCCATCATTACTAATGCTGGAACCTTTAACAGAATTTGAACAGCAGGAGCTTCTGGGAATCCGCAATTTATTTCGCGATTACTACGCAGAGGGTAAAATTTCCGAGGGGCAAGTTAAATTTTTATTCGTTGCCCAGTTGATGTGGTTGGCTGGATTTTATCAGCCAAGCATTAAGATAACGTTAGAAGAGGGAATTGCTGATATTTCCATCGAAGATGAAGAAACCATCATCAAAGGACGGATGGATATCTTGGCAGTCAATAAAACTCAAGCAAGAACAACAGATACACTTTTCTGGATTTTGGTGATTGAAGCTAAAAACAGTAGTGTTAACGCATTGGAAGGTTTACCTCAATTGCTCGCTTATGCCTATAAAAGTCTAGAACATCAACAATCAGTTTGGGGATTGACAACAAATGGAATGGATTATCGGTTTGTCTATCTCCAGCAAGGGACTCCCCCAACTTATCAACTATTGCCAGCGCTGAACTTAATCGACTCTGAACCTTCAATCAAGTTGCTGCAAGTTCTGAAAGCAATCTGCAAGTTACAAAACATTGCTTCCCCCGTTCCAGCAGTATCTTGA
- a CDS encoding protein kinase yields the protein MTPTLLNNRYRIIRALGTGGFGETFLAEDTYMPSRRICVIKQLKPVANNPQVYQLVQERFQREAAILEQLGEGNEQIPRLYAYFEEKGQFYLVQEWIEGFTLSQKLQQQGLLGEDLVKEMLASLLPVLDYIHVKGIIHRDIKPSNIILRQQDDKPVLIDFGIAKEIIDRVVDAQGDISQSIAVGTLGYMPPEQAAGKPVYASDIYSLGLTAIYLLTGKRPQDFQINPQTGEMMWDADALGFSPNLVEVLDKAVRCHSSDRYPDAKTMLSALQPHDQSLPYAKKLPISDVDTITFAEIPSLPLPSVSQEKSEPRIPHNRQEYRHRQILINKVKNYWIKGVLETSLHGKALIELGLEQRLDAIDRPWGIVWETADQPRQTLSKNTRVIDLFNQMGEGRTLLILGEPGAGKTTTLLELARDLINLAEKDVNQPISVVFNLSAWTNAKEKIVDWLIRELNTKYQVSKEIGKNWIKEQQLLLLLDGLDEVSAERRENCVEAINQFSQEYGETEIIVCSRIKDYELLSNRLRFQGAVFIQPLTLEQIYQYLKSTGTELAALNTALQADTTLQDLAKSPLILSIMTLAYQGMSITDLPGLNLEERRQHLFDKYIQRMFERKSANSQYSKEQAMHWLSWLAQRLVEKSQTVFLIERIQPSWLLTNGQRRMYAIMIGLLIGLSAALGAGIISGHAAGLQIGLIVGLISGLCGFLGAGLIFGVISNQINPVETLKWSSAKAKDNLKSGIVVGLIAGLILGLSSGLVSGLVVNLQSGLTDSLISGLRGGLGAWLIFILMRGLMGPGIETSTVPNQGIWQSARNAMFFAILGILGLEIIAGVMGIPLFWGLIIGLFFGMFAAGEACVKHFALRVILYCNGYTPWNYARFLDWATERILLQKVGGGYIFVHRLLLEHFAQKYSIPK from the coding sequence ATGACACCGACGCTCTTAAATAACCGCTATCGCATCATTCGGGCGTTGGGGACGGGTGGGTTTGGCGAAACCTTTTTGGCGGAAGACACCTATATGCCCTCCCGTCGTATTTGTGTCATCAAGCAACTGAAACCTGTAGCCAATAACCCCCAAGTTTATCAACTCGTTCAAGAGCGATTTCAGCGGGAAGCAGCCATTTTAGAGCAACTGGGTGAAGGGAACGAACAAATTCCTCGGTTGTACGCTTATTTTGAAGAAAAAGGTCAGTTTTACTTAGTTCAGGAATGGATTGAAGGATTCACCCTGAGTCAAAAATTGCAACAGCAGGGACTTCTGGGCGAAGATTTAGTCAAGGAAATGCTAGCAAGTCTCTTGCCAGTTTTGGATTATATCCACGTCAAAGGAATTATCCACCGAGATATTAAACCGAGCAATATTATTCTGCGACAACAGGATGACAAACCTGTTTTAATCGATTTTGGCATCGCCAAGGAAATCATCGATAGGGTGGTGGATGCCCAAGGCGACATCAGTCAATCAATTGCTGTCGGGACGCTGGGTTATATGCCCCCAGAACAGGCGGCGGGTAAACCTGTCTACGCAAGCGATATTTATAGTCTAGGATTGACAGCAATTTATCTGCTGACGGGCAAACGTCCCCAAGACTTCCAAATTAACCCTCAGACGGGCGAGATGATGTGGGATGCAGACGCCTTAGGATTCAGCCCCAATTTAGTAGAAGTTTTAGATAAAGCAGTGCGATGTCATTCGAGTGATCGCTATCCAGATGCCAAAACCATGCTATCAGCTTTGCAACCTCACGACCAATCCTTGCCATACGCCAAAAAGCTTCCAATATCTGATGTAGATACGATTACCTTCGCAGAGATACCAAGCTTACCCCTTCCATCTGTTAGCCAAGAGAAATCAGAACCTAGAATTCCCCACAATCGTCAGGAGTATCGCCATCGCCAGATATTGATCAATAAAGTCAAAAATTACTGGATAAAAGGCGTCCTTGAAACTTCCTTACATGGCAAAGCGCTGATAGAACTCGGCTTAGAACAACGCTTGGATGCCATCGATCGACCTTGGGGGATTGTCTGGGAAACTGCTGACCAGCCTAGACAAACTTTATCTAAAAATACTAGAGTCATCGACCTTTTTAATCAGATGGGAGAAGGACGGACTTTACTAATTTTAGGCGAACCGGGTGCAGGGAAAACAACAACCCTTCTAGAACTCGCACGGGATCTGATTAATCTTGCCGAAAAAGATGTCAATCAGCCAATTTCAGTAGTATTTAATCTTTCTGCCTGGACAAATGCTAAAGAAAAAATTGTTGACTGGCTGATTCGGGAACTCAATACTAAATATCAAGTTTCTAAAGAAATTGGCAAGAATTGGATTAAGGAGCAACAACTACTGCTGTTACTAGATGGCTTAGATGAAGTCAGTGCAGAACGGCGGGAGAATTGTGTTGAAGCAATTAATCAATTTAGTCAGGAGTACGGGGAAACTGAAATTATTGTTTGTAGCCGCATCAAAGATTATGAATTATTATCAAACCGCCTCCGATTTCAAGGTGCCGTCTTCATTCAACCGCTTACTTTAGAACAAATTTATCAATATCTAAAAAGTACAGGAACAGAACTAGCAGCGCTCAACACTGCATTACAAGCAGATACGACACTGCAAGACTTAGCCAAATCTCCGCTAATCCTCAGTATTATGACCCTCGCTTACCAAGGAATGTCAATTACTGACTTACCAGGTCTAAATTTAGAAGAACGCCGCCAACATTTATTTGATAAATATATTCAAAGAATGTTTGAGCGCAAAAGTGCAAATAGTCAGTATTCAAAAGAACAAGCAATGCACTGGCTCAGTTGGCTGGCACAAAGGCTAGTTGAGAAGTCACAAACAGTATTCTTAATTGAACGAATTCAACCTAGTTGGTTGCTAACAAACGGGCAAAGAAGAATGTATGCAATTATGATTGGTTTGCTGATTGGGCTGAGTGCGGCATTGGGTGCTGGAATAATTTCTGGGCACGCTGCGGGACTGCAAATTGGACTAATTGTTGGACTCATTAGTGGGCTATGTGGTTTTTTAGGCGCAGGGTTAATTTTTGGAGTGATTAGTAATCAAATTAACCCAGTTGAAACGCTGAAGTGGTCTAGCGCGAAAGCAAAAGATAACCTGAAATCCGGAATAGTTGTTGGGCTGATTGCTGGGCTAATTTTGGGGCTAAGTAGTGGGCTAGTTTCTGGATTAGTGGTTAATCTCCAGTCAGGGTTGACTGATAGTTTGATTTCTGGGCTACGAGGCGGTCTGGGTGCGTGGCTAATTTTTATATTGATGCGTGGGTTGATGGGGCCAGGAATTGAAACCAGTACAGTTCCGAATCAAGGGATTTGGCAGTCAGCAAGAAATGCAATGTTCTTTGCAATTTTAGGAATCCTGGGTTTAGAAATCATTGCTGGAGTGATGGGTATTCCCCTATTTTGGGGACTAATTATCGGGTTATTTTTTGGAATGTTTGCAGCGGGTGAAGCTTGCGTAAAACACTTCGCTTTACGGGTCATTCTTTACTGCAATGGTTACACACCTTGGAACTATGCGCGTTTTCTAGACTGGGCGACTGAGCGAATTTTGCTACAAAAAGTTGGGGGCGGTTATATCTTTGTTCACCGACTGTTGTTAGAGCATTTTGCCCAGAAATATAGCATTCCTAAATGA
- a CDS encoding adenylate/guanylate cyclase domain-containing protein: MKVFAFHSIRTQIMTATTLLIVTLVGSIVWVWADTESNLYRQQQQSQAKSLVKLSAYALANELSEENWSQIRVDLDLLMKENQDFLYILVSDVRKKNQILAASPSDFQNQYIPDIVPVKVTNAALDLSQKSTAVETFALRDIKFLESIRAKRGERIIEVSSDVQMVSGEKIGTLRIGMSLRQINRAVVYAVNQALLVGTVGLFVGLVYAYILAKRLSDPVQRLQVSAARIAAGDLHHRAEINLSDEIGALAKSFNEMSVALQTSFSKLQKTLKSFEHFVPDKFLAVIAPEGIENIQVGVSATRTMTILFCDIRGYSSMAEQMTPQQTFSFLNDFLECMGLPIEESGGFIDKYIGDAIMALFDDEGTDSAVRGAILMQQTLSRFNEARMQKGLPAIAVGIGIHRGEVVMGTVGFTSRIDSTVVGDAVNLASRLEGLTKQYNCNILVTESVVNSLYHPESFYLGLVDKSVKVKGKDEAIAIYEVKL, translated from the coding sequence ATGAAAGTGTTTGCTTTCCACTCAATCCGCACCCAGATTATGACTGCGACAACGCTGTTGATCGTCACGCTAGTTGGCTCAATCGTCTGGGTTTGGGCAGATACCGAGAGTAACCTCTACCGCCAGCAGCAGCAGAGTCAAGCAAAGTCGTTAGTCAAGTTATCAGCTTATGCCTTAGCGAACGAACTCTCTGAAGAGAACTGGAGCCAAATTCGCGTGGATCTGGATTTACTGATGAAAGAAAATCAGGATTTTCTATATATTCTCGTCTCTGACGTTCGGAAAAAAAATCAGATCCTTGCAGCGTCTCCCAGCGATTTCCAAAACCAGTACATTCCAGATATTGTGCCAGTAAAAGTGACGAATGCCGCCCTAGATTTATCGCAAAAGTCTACTGCTGTAGAAACATTTGCTTTACGGGATATCAAGTTTTTGGAGAGCATACGCGCGAAGCGTGGCGAACGAATTATAGAGGTAAGTTCGGATGTCCAAATGGTATCTGGTGAAAAAATCGGCACGTTGCGGATTGGGATGTCGCTACGACAAATTAACCGCGCTGTTGTCTATGCGGTAAATCAGGCGTTGCTGGTGGGGACGGTGGGACTTTTCGTTGGTTTAGTGTATGCATATATTTTGGCAAAGCGGTTGAGCGATCCAGTGCAGCGTTTGCAGGTGAGTGCTGCCAGAATTGCCGCTGGAGATTTGCATCATCGTGCGGAAATTAACTTGTCAGATGAAATTGGTGCTTTAGCAAAGTCTTTTAACGAGATGTCAGTCGCATTGCAGACATCGTTTAGTAAGTTACAGAAAACTTTGAAATCGTTTGAACATTTCGTACCGGACAAATTTCTTGCAGTTATTGCACCAGAGGGAATTGAAAACATTCAGGTGGGTGTATCAGCGACGCGAACAATGACGATTTTGTTTTGCGATATCCGAGGTTACAGCTCAATGGCAGAACAAATGACGCCACAGCAAACATTTTCATTTTTGAATGATTTTTTGGAATGTATGGGGTTGCCGATTGAAGAAAGTGGTGGATTTATTGACAAGTATATTGGCGATGCAATCATGGCATTGTTCGATGATGAAGGAACTGATTCCGCTGTGCGCGGGGCAATTCTGATGCAGCAGACGCTTTCCCGGTTCAATGAAGCGCGGATGCAAAAAGGTTTACCAGCGATCGCTGTCGGTATTGGTATCCATCGCGGTGAGGTGGTGATGGGTACCGTAGGATTTACTTCCCGTATTGACTCTACAGTAGTTGGCGATGCAGTGAATTTAGCTTCTCGCCTTGAGGGTTTAACGAAGCAATATAACTGTAATATTTTGGTGACAGAGTCAGTGGTAAATAGTTTGTACCATCCAGAATCGTTCTATTTGGGATTGGTAGATAAGTCGGTCAAGGTGAAGGGGAAAGACGAAGCGATCGCTATTTACGAAGTCAAGCTATAA